The Nematostella vectensis chromosome 6, jaNemVect1.1, whole genome shotgun sequence region GGCCTTAAGCCCAACACAACCAAGCCCTACACTTTCAAGCCGCACACATACCAAGTCCCACACTACCAGCCCCGCACTATCAAGCCCCGCACTACCAAACCccacactaccaagccccacacTACCAAGCCCAAAACTATCAAACCCCAAACCCCAAACCCCAAGCTACCAAGCcccgcactaccaagcccAAAACTACCAAACCCAAAACTACCAAACCCCGCACTACAAGACCCAAactaccaagccccacactaccaagccccacacTATCAAGCTCTAAACTACCAAGCCCAAAactaccaagccccacacTAACAAGCCCTACACCACCAAGCCCCGCACTATCAAGCcccgcactaccaagccccacacTACCAAGCCCTGCACTTACCAGCCCCACACTACCAAGCCAAAAACTACCAAGCCCCAAactaccaagccccacactaccaagccccgCACTACCAAGCCTACACTATTAAGCcccgcactaccaagccccaaaCTACCAAGAcccgcactaccaagccccgCACTAACAAGCCCCACAGTAACAAGCCCCACACTACCAAGCCTTACACTACCAAGCCCCGCACTGCCAAGCCCCGAACTACCAAGCTCCACACTACCAAGCTCCACACTATCAAGCTCtacactaccaagccccaaactaccaagccccacacTAACAAGCCCTACACCACCAAGCcccgcactaccaagcccTTCACTTCAAAGCTTCAAACTACCAATCCCTCACTATTTAGCcccgcactaccaagccccgcactaccaagccccacaATACCAAACcccgcactaccaagccccacacTACAAAACcccgcactaccaagcccTGCACTTACCAGCCTcacactaccaagccccaaaCTACGAAGCCCCACACTACCAACCCTcgcactaccaagccccacaataccaagccccgcactaccaagcccAACACTACCAAGCCCCGCACCACAAAGCCCCGCACTAGGAAGCcccgcactaccaagcccctcactaccaagccccacactagcaagccccgcactaccaagccccgcactaccaagccccacactaccaagcccctaactaccaagccccacactaccatgccccgcactaccaagccccacactaccaagccccaaactaccaagccccacacTACCAAGCCCTGCACTTACCAGCCCCACACTACCAAGCCAAAAACTACCAAGCCCCAAactaccaagccccacactaccaagccccgCACTACCAAGTCCCCCACAACCAAGCcccgcactaccaagcccTACACTATCAAGCcccgcactaccaagccccaaaCTACCAAGAcccgcactaccaagccccgCACTAACAAGCCCCACAGTAACAAGCCCCACACTACCAAGCCTTACACTACCAAGCcccgcactaccaagccccgaactaccaagccccacacTACCAAGCTCCACACTATCAAGCTCtacactaccaagccccaaactaccaagccccacacTAACAAGCCCTACACCACCAAGCcccgcactaccaagcccccCACTTCAAAGCTTCAAACTACCAATCCCTCACTATTTAGCcccgcactaccaagccccgcactaccaagccccacacTACAAAACcccgcactaccaagcccTGCACTTACCAGCCTcacactaccaagccccaaaCTACGAAGCCCCACACTACCAACCCTcgcactaccaagccccacaataccaagccccgcactaccaagcccAACACTACCAAGCCCCGCACCACAAAGCCCCGCACTAGGAAGCcccgcactaccaagcccctcactaccaagccccacactagcaagccccgcactaccaagcctcgcactaccaagccccacactaccaagcccctaactaccaagccccacactaccatgccccgcactaccaagccccacaATACCAAGCCCCAAACTACCAAGCCCTACACTACCAAGCGTCACACTACCAAGCGTCAGACTACCAAGCGTCACACTACCAAGCCTCAAACTACCAAGCCCTACACCACCAAGCcccgcactaccaagccccccactaccaagccccaaaCTACCAAGCCCTACACTACCTAGCCCCGCACTATCAAGCcccgcactaccaagccccacacTACCAAGCCCTGCACTTACCAGCCccacactaccaagccccaaactaccaagccccacacTACCAAGCCCAGCACTACCAAGTCCCCCACAACGAAGCCCCGTACTACCAAGTCCCCCACAACGAAGCCCCGTACTACCAAGCCCCAAACTACCAAGAcccgcactaccaagccccgCACTAACAAGCCCCACAGTAACAAGCCCCACACTACCAAGCTTTACACTACCAAGCCCCGCTCTACCAAGCCCCGAactaccaagccccacactaccaagccccacacTATCAAGCTCtacactaccaagccccaaactaccaagccccacacTAACAAGCCCTACACCACCAAGCcccgcactaccaagcccccAACAACCAAGCCCCAAACTACCAAGCCCCAAACTACCAAGCCCtacactaccaagccccacacTACCAAGCCTCAAACTACCAAGCCCTACACCACCAAGCTccgcactaccaagcccccCACTACCAAGCCTTACACTACCTAGCCCCGCACTATCAAGCCCCGCACTAACAAGCCCCGCACTATCAAGCcccgcactaccaagccccacactaccaagccccacacTATCAAGCTCtacactaccaagccccaaactaccaagccccacacTAACAAGCCCTACACCACCAAGCcccgcactaccaagcccccCACAACCAAGCCCCAAACTACCAAGCCCTACACTACCAAGCCCAACACTACCAAGCCTCAAACTACCAAGCCCTACACCACCAAGCCCCAAACTACCAAGCCTTACACTACCTAGCCCCGCACCATCAAGCcccgcactaccaagccccacaataccaagccccgcactaccaagccccacactaccaagccccgcactaccaagcccTGCACTTACCAGGCTCACACTACCAACCCTTGTACTACCAAGCCCCACAATACCAAGCcccgcactaccaagcccAACACTACCAAGCCCCGCACAACAAAGCCCCGCACTAGGAAGCcccgcactaccaagcccctcactaccaagccccacactagcaagccccgcactaccaagccccgcactaccaagccccacactaccaagccccTAAATACCAAGCCCCACACTACCATGCCCCGCACTTCCAAGCCccacactaccaagcccctaactaccaagccccgcactaccaagccccgcactaccaagccccacactaccaagccccgcactaccaagcccAACACTACCAATCTTGAAATTTGAAACATGCCACAATTTTAAAGTTTGCTAAGCTAGAACACGTGTTGCGCTCGACATATCGTATTCTAGTTTAGCAGTAAGAAATTGTTTCAttgcctttttttaataaaaacatgatTTTATTACATCCATAGGCATCTTTATGAGGAGTTCATTCAAATTctgtttttgcatttttgatcCAAAGTCGAACTTTAAGGTTTGACGTGACTATCGTTTCCCTTGCTTACCGAAAATAAATACCAAGCAGGTTGCGAAAAAGGCACATGGAAAATTGTCCCCTTACATGCGAAGTCCATAGCTTGAAGCACTGATGGTTCTTCCCTTAGACTATCTCCATGTACAGtaatcattattggctaatgcttTTTGAAATTTCAGTAAAGGCATATGATAAAAAATTTGGTTTGGAATGGGGTTAAATCTCCTCACACAACGAATTCATATATGCAAGAATATCATATAGCATTTTGAAATGTCATATTGTTATCTTTGAAATTACACCGTTCATTTACGAGTCTCAGATTTCCTTGGCCTTTTGTAGTCTATTCCATTAACCAAAAGTCTTTTGTCTGGATTCCTTGAATTCCCCAGTCCATTTGAATGGTTCCTTTATTTCCTGCCAAACCGATTAATAGGTAAAAGGCACCAAAACTGCATCTCCAAAATAATCAAATGACCCGCTTAATTTTGCTCTTTCCTCGATTTATGGTCATCGCCTCAGTATTTTGCTTGCGCGTGCGCAGTCCTAACCTCTTCATTCGTCTTCGTCTCGGTGTCGACCGACTGCTCAACGAGCGATACAGGTGACCGTACATAAAGAAACGAGTCCTCTTTCCGCGCATGCTCAAATGGCCTTTAACCGCTCTCCCACGCTTGTTTATGGCGACAAACCAGCACGGGTATCTCACCGATTCAAACGTTTGATAACCATTCAATAATATGTCCTCAAACATGCATTTCTTGCGCTTCTCTAGGGCGCCTTTCCTCTAGAGAGAGATAGAGAGAAAGATagatagaagaaaaaaagcttcATTAGAATATATAAGGCAATAAGACAGAAATGTTGACTATtttccaccccccccccccccgcctgcTGTCTCCCATGTCCCCACACCCTCCCGCCCCTTGAAAGGGCTCACCTTTCTTCCTACAAGTTTGCCATACTTGTTAAGGCAAAGCATTCGGTTCGACTTGATTCCGCGAATGGTGATCCGACCAAACGTAACGGACTGAACTATGACTTTAGctgaaacaaataaaattacaCACTTAGGATGAAGAAATAGAGGTTAGGAATATTTTCTCAAAAGTAATTTTAACGCTTTGTCACCTTTTTACAGATGCCTGCGTCTTCGACCTTATTAAATGCCCCGGGTATCCCCCTCCCGTACACATTTGAGACGCCCATAAAGCAAACGCTTAGGCCCTAGCCTCCCCTCCCACCCTAGTATTTTGACATCAGGCGCGACACCTCTAGGCAAGTTAATAGACACTTAGTCATATCATGCGTGCATATTATTCGAATAAGGATTCGACTTTGTTTCAAGAAATGAAGGGTGCAACAGGTGTGGCCCAAGGGGTACGACCTCACGGATTGCAAGCTCATTAGCGACCTCTTGCTGTTGGGAACTGAGACTAGCGCAGCTGAGAATGTACTTTTGTGGTTAGAGATTTCATCGCGGGAAAAAAGctagcggcgtagccaggatttttaacaggaggcggccccaaaagggactttcaaggcattttctcatgtattttagataatgtctcatacttttgctgtatttttggctgcttaaAGGGGGGgtcccctaggccacccccctggctacgcccttgGACACAAGAAGTGGTTGTAGGTATGAGCAATGCATGAACAATGGCTTGCTAGTTGAATTGTGATTGAAATGTCTTGATTGATCGCATTGCGGGCGGTGACACCTCGTCTGTTAATAAGGTACTAATACATAGCTGGTATGAGTTTGGAAGTGCGAGGGGAATATACTACTTTATATCCTGTGGTAACCACACGCGTATGGAACGGACCCTGTATATTCCTTTGTGTTTCAGGAggagaggggggaggagggggtgctTGAGGACACGTGTTCGGCTTAAAGTATGTTCTATCTGTACAGTGGTTTTCAGCGAGCATAGATTTGGCGAAGAATGCGAACAAGTTTTCAGGCGCGAGGACAGTACTTCGCATGTGCAGTTGAGTTGCTATCAAGCTCATTTATGCCCATGTGAATAAATGAGTTTCTACAAGATTTCTTTGGAACCTAACGGCCAGAGATTCGTTCTTTGGACTCGTTCTTTAAGCTCGCTAGTTCAGCCGTCGCTACGATCACGCAAACATAGACATCCGTAGTGATCAAAGGGAATATGTGTTTATACGAAATTTGTTTGGACAGTTGGTTGAAAAAATGTATCGAAAATTTAGTGTCAGGAAATTGATTAATGGCGATCATGTGGAACTGAAGTCCGAGCTTAAAACAccattattttgttattaattTGCCATTTATCTGCTATCAGAAAGTTAGGAGTGGAATTGTTTAACCCGAGTCAGATATTTTGGAAGTAGTTTCTATTCTTTGGAGAGCTCCGAGCATGACTGTGATTGGTTGTATAGACGCCCCGCAACATTGGGTCGAAAGAAGATAGGTTCTTCGTATGTTGTTTCAATCAACCTATTTTTCTACAGAGATGGTTATTTTTACAAGCTCACCTATGCACAGACTAAAGTCTGGAAGCATTGTCAAtcaaaataattcaattaacGTTCGACCCAGGGTAATATAAACAACTAAATAGGGGCACAACCAAagataaaaagacatgtttgGAGTCAGCCGTGGACAAATGGATGACAGCATCTATGTGTTCTCTACACgactaaaatataaataaaatacatttttcattaaaaatgaTTTAGGCAGTTAAAGTAGGTAAGATTGATGGTTAGTTTTGTCTGCTCCAAAACCATGCCACTGTTTATACAGGCAACTAAATGTTGATTTAAAGTCATGCGATGTATATGTTAAGATCGTTTATTTACTTTCGCCGTAAATTGTTTCTTTTAGTGCCCCAGGATAACGCTTAAAATAGATAAATTATAAGGACAATAATGCTAGTTATGTTAAATGCTTAGCGCAGATACTTTTCAATGTACTTATACAAATGACAATATGTGTTGATGATATCTATTTCTCTCATAAGTAACTCCCAGTTCGTTGACAGCCAATTAATCTTTTGTTCCCATATGTGTGAGGACTTGCGCCCGAAAAAGAGTTTATTTTTAGGATAACGTTCAACCTCGTCCCCCTTCCAAGGGAAATCAAAATTACGCGAGAGTTTATATCTCTGATTTTTTCTATCTGGAAAATATCGAATGTGTACCCTAGTTATCAGAACTGAGTTATCTATCGGGGGTAAAAATATATCGAACATAGAAAACAGAATGGAAGTTGAAATCACGGGATTGTCCAGTTTTGTCAATGAAACGAGGTTTTGGAATATTttgcgtaaaaaaaaaacacctaaaGAGTGTGCACCAAGTCAAGGGAAAATTTTGTTAGTTCGATTTACCGAGGGCTCGAGTCCCCTAGCTTATCACATGATCTACGATGTCGGAAGCCCCCGACTTTGTGCTTAGCGGAACGCGGATGTACTAAAAGCTTGCACAGGGTATGTGTACTTTCGCGGGCACGTAATCACCCCAAAGGAGAACTAATACACCCCAAAGGAGAACTAATACAGGAGGTGTTGGCGATGGGGGTCTAAGAACAACTTTCCTTTCAACCACAAAAAAACAGCTTTGTTTGCGACTAGGGTTTCAGGCAACGccgttatttttttctattaaccCTATATTTCATACTTAGGAagtaataaaattaaattcaaGCTAATACTAACTAAAAtttcttgaatttttttacatCCTCTATTTAAGTATTGGACTTCAATAgaggatggttattttgaagttcttGAAAATATGACTTGTATTAAATGTTTACAATATCAAAGGGGTGCCTGATTCTAATTCTTTAAAAAACTATTAAAAATATATCGCTAGAAGAATGAGCTATGAAGGAATTCTACAGGGTAAAAAGaagttcttattttgtttttgtcttcaGGAGCCAAGTTTTTTTCTGTAAGCTGATAATACCGGATAATATGCTACAGTCTACTAACGCGGCTATCTTAGCTAATCCGACGGCAAATAACCTTCGATCGGTATTAAACAATTTCTAACACACAAGAAAGGAAGTTTGTCGAGGTTTAGATTTAGCAAAGTCTTTTGTCAAAGCCACAAATGTAAGAGACATTTTGTTCGCCAAGAGACATCTTGTTCGCCTTTTAATGGCGAAGAAAATGCTAAAAAGTGTCATGTTGCGATATTCGACAGGTAGAAAGAAATTGAAAGTAGTGAAAATATATCGAAGAGGGAGCTAAAATGGTTTTGGCAGCTGAGGTTAACAAAAGCCACGCCCACAAGCAGGGCTTCCTTTAAACTCCGATAATATGATATATATGATATAATATCATATTGGCTATTTTGTCAACGACCAGAAATGCCTTGGACTTTAGCCCGGATAGTCATGTGTAAATTTACGCTATTTTAGACAACGTGTCTCTCTTTAACTGTTACTGTTCGATAACGCCGcagttataataataaaataataataataaaataataataataaaaaaaggaattataTGCCTGCATCCAAAGGATTTTTGGAGCGCGGTCAACACGAACCctaaaggaaaacaaaagcattttcgatttcgagttatccgagaaGAAATAACTAAAACATTAATCTCTAGGAAACTTGAAGTCGTCTCGAGTTCGCGGATATTTCGAGTTATCAGAGAAGAaataactgaaaaaaaaactttaagaAACTTGAATTCAGTTCAAGTTAGCAGGGAGTTCGAGTTATACGGGAAGAAATGATTGAAAATGAGCCCGAGCTTTATGTCAGTTCGAGTAAATGGGGAGTTCGTGTACGAGTAAATGTAATAGTGTAGCTCCAAGCCTATAATCATCACGTCGTAAGTGAATAACCAGACCCGGTCATTAGTTGGTAAAGCTGTCTGTGCGACTTGAGGGTGAGATCTCCTAGCATCCTGTACGAGTTGCGCGCGGGGAGTTTCACTCGGCGTCTTTGTAACAAATTTCCCTCACATGTCCCGGATACGGCAAAACCTCGACTTCCTGCGTGAACAACTCGCCAAAAGCCAACCGAAAAATGTGACTTAATTTAGCTAGAATTTGTTAAACTACCTCGTATGTGAAAGATATAAGATGAACGAGGGAGTCCAGATTGAAATTTAAATAAGTTTGCATGTTTTACAAACCGTCACGAC contains the following coding sequences:
- the LOC125567914 gene encoding LOW QUALITY PROTEIN: proteoglycan 4-like (The sequence of the model RefSeq protein was modified relative to this genomic sequence to represent the inferred CDS: deleted 2 bases in 1 codon), giving the protein MTGRLQSPRTTKPRTTKPHNTKPRTTKPHTTKPRTTKPCTYQPHTTKPQTTKPHTTNPRTTKPHNTKPRTTKPNTTKPRTTKPRTRKPRTTNPALPSRTTKPHTTKPRTTKPCTYQPHTTKPQTTKPHTTNPRTTKPHNTKPRTTKPNTTKPRTTNPTIPSPKLPSPTLPSVTLPSVRLPSVTLPSLKLPSPTPPSPALPSPPLPSPKLPSPTLPSPALSSPALPSPTLPSPALTSPTLPSPKLPSPTLPSPALPSPPQRSPVLPSPPQRSPVLPSPKLPRPALPSPALTSPTVTSPTLPSFTLPSPALPSPELPSPTLPSPTLSSSTLPSPKLPSPTLTSPTPPSPALPSPQQPSPKLPSPKLPSPTLPSPTLPSLKLPSPTPPSSALPSPPLPSLTLPSPALSSPALTSPALSSPALPSPTLPSPTLSSSTLPSPKLPSPTLTSPTPPSPALPSPPQPSPKLPSPTLPSPTLPSLKLPSPTPPSPKLPSLTLPSPAPSSPASL
- the LOC116619694 gene encoding fibroblast growth factor 8b-like isoform X2; protein product: MIPWDRRHYKRQRDTIDEKSVLFTRTTTMYSRASGKHLRVLENGEVDGKGERNDIYAKVIVQSVTFGRITIRGIKSNRMLCLNKYGKLVGRKRKGALEKRKKCMFEDILLNGYQTFESVRYPCWFVAINKRGRAVKGHLSMRGKRTRFFMYGHLYRSLSSRSTPRRRRMKRLGLRTRKQNTEAMTINRGKSKIKRVI
- the LOC116619694 gene encoding fibroblast growth factor 8b-like isoform X1; this translates as MKSVYSLLVPVLLLLMMNLWLCRSSRCKQGSNKPTPSPTPWWMIPWDRRHYKRQRDTIDEKSVLFTRTTTMYSRASGKHLRVLENGEVDGKGERNDIYAKVIVQSVTFGRITIRGIKSNRMLCLNKYGKLVGRKRKGALEKRKKCMFEDILLNGYQTFESVRYPCWFVAINKRGRAVKGHLSMRGKRTRFFMYGHLYRSLSSRSTPRRRRMKRLGLRTRKQNTEAMTINRGKSKIKRVI